The following DNA comes from Pomacea canaliculata isolate SZHN2017 linkage group LG10, ASM307304v1, whole genome shotgun sequence.
TTGACAGTGACAAACCTTGAGTGTCATGACAATGACTGCGTAGAAGCTGCTAAGGACGATAATAATCTCGAAAGCTGCAGCCACTCGGCGACCCCACAGGAAGAAGGTGCCGACAGTTTCGAAGATGAGAGCCAGCAAAATGGCGATGAGGACAGGTGGCATCAGGTAGTTAACTGTCAGCGCACACAGGCACAGCACCACAGACACACCCATGAAACCTGCCACAGAGGTCAACTTCCTGACAACGTGTGTGcaaaacctctctctctcttgttatTCCTTCTCAAGTTCACAAATTCCTTATATATATAGCTTTTGACCTGACCTGATCTTCTTTTATCTGCATTTCGTTATCGTCTGCATAATGCATTGGCTGTCCTTAGTATATTGGTTTCATTggttttgcatatttttgtttatcttagGAACCGGATGTATGTGAGTTTGGCTTTTGGCATCAATAGAGGTCAAAACCAGAAGCGTGTGCAGAATACATACCCAGCAGGCCGGGCATGACGCCCCGGCTGAGAACCTGGGGGTCTAGGAGTGGGGTCAGGATATGGTTGACCCCAATAACAGTCCACAGAGCCGCAAAGACGACGAACGCGGTGCCAGTCAGGTGATCAGCGAAACGCCGGAAGCACAGCAAGCCCGCCACCAGCTGCAAGAAGCCTCCGAACACAATCAGGTGAACACCTGCACAGGACAGACAAGGTAATGCCTATACAAAGAACattacagacatacagactatgaaaaagaaacaacatgGCAGTTTCTTCAGTATGTACGAGACTGCAGTAATGCGGGGTTAAAGGTCCGATATAACGAGCGCGCGCCGAGACGCACGTGCAAAAGCAGAGTCCAGGCTGAGGCCCGACAGTCACCTGCGAGAGACTGCGCCATGGGGGAGAAAGGAGGGTTCAGCATGTTCTCCACGGCCACCAACAGACCCGCCATGATGTTGGCGATGAGCCCCAAGGCTCCAGGCTCGGCGTAGACAGACGCCGCGAAGTCCACGGGTGGCGGCTCCAAGGGTGCTGGCATGGCGGCCATAGTGAGGCTGAGTGAGTGACTGACACTTCCTGTCAACATAGCAACAGCACCACACAGGTAACATAGCAACAGAACCACCCAGGTGAGATCGTCAACAACATTGTACTCAGctaactcaaaacaaaaaatgttggtTAGTTTTGCATCTCAGAACAGAAATGGCGAGATTCTTATTGCCAAAAGTGTTTGCGAAATTGTTGCTGTCAAACAAGAATGTTCATGAACTTCTCAGTTAGTCCAACACATGGTAAAATTGTTGATGACTACTCACGCGTCTACAGTAtgtctgtttgtatgtttgtctgccTTGTGTGTTTGTCAATGTGTCTGTGGGTAACTGGGTGGGAGTGACTGCTTGCTCCCTCCTCGCTAACTACTTTGTTTTCACTTCCTGGAGGGTGGAGTAGGTCAAGCAGCTTTCATTCCTCATTCCTTCACGGACAGAATGACGGGGGCATACAGGTCAGCAATAGACTCCTGTGAGAATGTGTTACACgttgatgtttgtgtacataCACGTGTACTTTGCTTTTAGGATGCACGGTAAGCTTTGtgcttatataaatatagattgATTTGGGTGTGCACTGTACAATGTATATATGTGGATAAATATACATATGAAGTGTTAACTTTGGTTTGCACTCTGTTTGGGTatatgagagaaataaaaacacggAATAAGACCGACAAGAGAATTGCTGCGAGAGTGAGAAAAGACTGAAATCTCACCGACCTTTCTGATAAGGTAAAAGTGTACAGACCTACAAACacggaaacagaagaaaaaaagtaaaaaaggggaaaagaacTCCTGCAGGTGGCGCCTCTGGTTGTACAGATGCACTAAATCATAATCATCTCGATACGTGTGACTTACAAAGGAGGACGAGAGGTCAAGAAAACATTCATGTCCTGTCCGTCTCaggtcaagtttttttttcctggatgGTCACATCGTTAGATAGCGGATACTCACCTGTCTTCTGGCAGGTGAATCGTGGTTTGACAGTCCGAGTGTGCTTTCCTCCTGTCGGACAGTTTCTCCTCTTACCTACTCACAGTCCAATGTTTCAGGCgggaaagggagacaagcagaGGGAAAGGGAGTGGTTGGGCAGCTCTGGGTCAGGTGGGGTCAACGAGTGTGCAAACGTTATGGTATAgtctgagaaatattttaaacgagGAAACTGCAAATATGTTGACcaataatttgtttcaaatGGACATAACTTATTAAATTGATAAAATGTAATGTTCATTGTGATATATTCTGTTAAAGCTTTGCACCAtgacaacacacatacatacccaCAAACTTTGTCGCATGAACTTTTGCATATTCATgacttgctctctctctctctcacatacacacacatacacccacgcgcacacagagagaaagaggtaaagagacagaaaacgagagaaagagagagaaaaacatctCCGTTGGAGTGTGTTCCGTGTTCAGGGTTCCGTGTGCCGGTGATGGCAGTCAGGCTCCCCCGGCGCCTAATCCTCTTGACACCTCCGTGAGATTTCGTGGAACGTGTCAACATCACTCAACTTTTTCTTAAAACCCGAGACAGAAGTCGGCATATTACTATGCACAACCTTTTCTCCTGCTTATGTAACAGCACATCACAACAGTAACGGACTCGTTAGCAGGGCCTCGGGCTCGGCAGCCAGCCACGACGCCTAACAGACATCCACTACAAATTTCTAATTTGCCGATCGAGATTAGCAGTAACTTTGATGCAGACTTTGAACTTTATCAAAATCTGTCAAAATCGAGAAGAGTACAGGAGAATAGGGAAGTGTATGCCTGAGGTGTTGAAACAAGAAGTCTGTGGACATGACTGAAATATTCTTCGCCGCCTGAGGACGGACACCACCACCAAGCATTGGCTACATTACTTATCAGTTTACTCACAAGCTGGGACaacttattattgttttttataaatgaaatcaAGAGAAGTATCACCTGTACTTACCTGTACAATACGCCGAAGCCAACTGTCCAGGTGATGGTCTGACTCCAACAGCTGCCTTGGCAAGTCGTCTGCGTTGTCCAAACTTTCAAACTTTCTtggaacaaagaaaatatttctgaatcgTCAGTGGGTGTTACTGGATGACAGTGAGGtttttttcagaagaaacaCTTCTCGGTGTATGTGGTCATGGGTGCAAGAACTAGGGCCGGGATATTGTGATGGGAAAGGACCGGCTTATGATGAGATGATGGACGTGCGACTGAAGGGAGGGTCCACGTGCCGCGCCATCAGAGGTCTGTCCGGCAACATGCCAACTGCTTCGTCCTGTCCATACCGAACCACGCCATCATTTGAATATCAGTTTTTTAGCCTGTGTCAGCCGTACCACATCACTGTGTGGTGATGAAAGCAAGGCGTGACCGTTAAGGTGGGCGTGGGGGGCTTAAGGGAGGGACACGGTCTAAGCGCAACTCATCACTGACGTCACGTGTCCAAAATAGTTCGGAGGACAATGGGAAAGCCGGACTTTCCTGCAAGTCTAGTGCACTGTCCGTCACCTATGAACGCTACAAACCAAAGGACGAATAAGCTTTcctttagaaaacaaacaaacaaaacaaaccgcTGCATTCCGATGAGTGTCGTGTGCATGAAGTCGTCTGCTTCCTGCTTCACGTGCGGGAGACAAGGTTTCGGTGAGTTGAGCGCGTTTGTAAGAGTAGTTCATAGTGAATGAtgcttttgtctgtgtgttcgACTGTCATGTAGAATGACAAAAGCCTAGTAATGCCGAGTTCAGACAACAATGCGTTGTTTACTGGAACATTCCCACCCCCACCCGCAACGTGTCCAAGAACTCGCAAGTCCTCggtgtgtgacagtgtcattGGAACCGTCTGTTAGTCGCGAGGAGTTAATGGCACAAACTGAGGTTCTGATTGGTGGAATAAGCTGTAAATCCCGTTATACCATGATTCAAATATGTCCAAAGTTACAAATCGGTAGGcttcactttttcttcaaactgtAGCAGTGAAGAAGCAGGTCACTGAGTTCTGATTTGCTTGCCCCTCCCATGGGACACCTAGTTCCGCCCCCTGTTGACCAGACATGCTGGAAAGTCATCTGCACAGGCTGAAGCCCCGCCTACCTCAGCATTGTGCAGTAAAATGTGACTACAACAAGATGACCACAGATTACTGGGATGTGTCCTGCAGCTGGGCACAAGCTGAGTGAGTCTCAAGACGGAGAAGAGGTAAGTAGTTTCACTTTcaaagctgtttgcatttttttctgacacacACCTGATGTAGATGTTTGATATCAGGCGCTGCACGGTCATACAGTGTCGAGTTCTATATACAAGGTGGTCTGGTGGTCTGTCTGGACTACTGATTGGGAGTGTTTTCTTCAGGTAGTGGTTTCTCTTACTATATTTATCAACGGCTCTTCTTTATGTATCAATGCTCTGCAATCTGCTGGCTGTAGATGCCAGTGGTTTAGTGGAAGCCCTCCGAGCTactatctacacacacacatatgtctGTGGACTCAAAACACAGTTAAAATGAACATATCATTTAAACAGATTCTGTAACGGCTTCATTGCTGAATTGGTGAATCTGTTGCCGACAGAATCACTGTTTAAAGTGCACGAACTCTGACATCATAATTAGCATGTTTgcatatttaaattttagtcATTTTGATGTGTATTGAAAGACTGCAGATGCCTTTCTCTTTACAACAGAGACACAGAGCATTGGAAAGATCGTTGCTTTACAAACAACCTCTACTAGCTGGAGACAAAGGTGAACAATCAAAATGGCGCCGTTGGTCCGCCAGTCATCTGCCACGCTGGCGTGCGTGTACAGCAACTTCATTCTGCTAGTCATCCTGTGCGTGTTCAACTTCACCATCCTCGCCAACAACCTGCCCGTCAACACAGGCTATGGCATCGCTCTCATCCTCTTCTCAACCATCGCCGCCATTATGGGTACGTCACAAAGGTCACGTAGGTCACGTGAGACCTCGCGGCGTTTGGCGAGACAGGAAGTTCAAGATATAGCAAACAAATAGATTACACGTGTATAATTATGATGTTTGACATCTTACACATGTATTATTGTGATCGTTGAGAATAACATTTACTGATTGCACAGAACATTACATTTGACAGTAACGAATACATTACACTCAAGCGACGTATGTCGTTTAACCTCTTGACCCCTGCTACAAGCTGTCCTTGTTCGTGCAGGTGTCACTGCCCAAGACCCGGAGGAGACGTTGCTGCGGTCCTTCTTGCTGTGCATCTCCGTTCTGTGGACTGCAGTGGGCACGTACCACGTAGTGGAGGGCTTCTCGCCCACCGGAACTACGGACGCGCAGGCGCTGTGGGCCGGATACGGCGCCTTCCTTCTCATCTTCACCTTCTTTGTCTTTGGTTCTCTACACCACCGCTCCAAATTCACTGCTGTTCTCTCActaggtcagaggtcaacaaAGAATAATCTGTTATTATCAACACTGCTGTAGAGTAAAATAATGGCGTCGCACTTTCGCTTTATTGTAACAAATATGTGTTAAGGTGTTGTTCTCAGTAAAGATTTCTCTTGAAGTCGAATCCCAGGTTTGCCAGGTTAGACATTTTTGCGCATTATGAGCCACTCACTTTCTTCCAGGCTACTTCCTGGCCTGCATCTTTGAGATCTGCTCGCTGTGGCGGCCGTTACGGACGAGCGTGGGGGCCTACTACCTGCTGATGGCGGCTCTTGCCCTCTACTGCGTCGTGTCCATCTTGCTGCGCAAGTTCCGTTATGGCGAGCCGTCCAGCACCTCGGCGGCCACCGTCCACAACCGCGCAGTGTCCCGGGACTACCTGCCGCTGGGTCACGCCGCCAACACCATCGCCTTCGCCATCtacgctggtcacgtgacgggcGTGTATCCCTCCGCTGCGCAGGGTTTCATGTGGATCTTGACAGCCGGCTGCTACCAGCTTTTGGCGGCTGTCGTCTCCGTCAGGCGCAGCGACCCCTACAAcggtttttactttttccttcacAGCATGTTCTGGATCGCCAACGGTTACAACCTCTGCATTGAATACGTCACCGGGGTGCCCGTTCCGCCGCTCATCGCCGTGACTGTCATCTTTTTCATCACCTTTTTCATGGTGGCCGTGGCTTCGCTCTTCAGCGAGATTTACCAGTTCCTGCAGAACTTGGCGCTTTGTGTTCTGGTCGTGGCGGTTGAGGTGGACGGGTCACGTGGCGCCTTCCTTGGAGCCATGGGCTGGATCCTCTTTGTCTTGTCGCTGTACGGTCTGGCAGCTCACGTTTCGCGAGCCAAACACTCCTCCTTCAAGTTGCCGCTTGGTGTCCGCTGCATCGACGGGCCTCGATTCCGGAAGTTTGTGGAGAGAAGCTGCAAGTGCTGCCTGTCCTGCTTCTACGGCAAACTAGGGGACGCAACTCGAAGCTCCAGGACCAGGACGCTCTTCTCCGAAGACTTCATCCTGGGCTACTCCAAGTACCTGGACCTGGATGTGGTCGGCTTCGCGTCCAATGCCATCGTGGTGCTGGCCATAATGTGGACGCCTCAAGGCCTGTGGGTCATCCCCTGGGCTGTGGTCTTTGGCGGACTCGCTCAGTTCATTGTTGGCTCCGTCAGCTTTTCCAGAGGATTGACGTTCGAGTCTTGCTCTTTCATTACCTTCGGAGCGTTGTGGTGCATATGGGGGCCATACCGAGGCTTGGGTGCCTTGGCGCAGGTAAGGAAATTCATAGAGTAAGAAATCTGAATATGTCTACTACTGCTTATGATTAAATCCAGAGTTAGTTGAAGACCAACTAATGTCTGTTATGAGCTAAGGCCGAGCGATAAAACAATCTCTGATCATCCTGTTGCAAGGACAATGGCCCGGATGTGGTTGTGGGATTGGTAGCTTTCCTCTGCGTCGCAGTGCTCCTACTGGTCTTGTCGCTGACCATCAGTAAGATGTGGACGGTCGTCATCTTTATGTTTATCATGATCCTCATCGGCTTCCTTCTCTTCGCCCTTGGTCTCCAGGCTGCCTTTGTGTATGAGATAGTGGTGAGTATGCAAGACGGTCAAATAAGTCATTTCCAGCTTTGCGTACATACATGAGCTAGTGACAGAgacgaaataaaaatagaatttatatatatataaaaccatttCAAGTGGCATAAATATTCAGATGTCAATGCATACTTTTGGATAACATTGTCATATAATGGAAAGCTAAGACTGGTTAacgacaaaatatttattgtatgaCCTCGGGTTCGCTTGTCTGTCCGTGCGTGCAGATCGGCATCGTCTTTGTGCTGGTGTGTCTGTACTGTTTCGTCAGCACCAGCCTCAAGGCAGTCATAGGGAGGGATGTCCTCCCTTTCGGAACCCCCCTTCTCCAGGTCAGCTTCCTCCATTCACAAGGCAGCCGGGCTCTGTGGGCGGACGCCAGGAGAGCAACAGGAGTGAAGACCATCGCAGGTTTGCTGACAGACAGTGTAGTTATGTGAAATattacactgctgtaataatcCCTGTGATATGTATTGTTCTGTTGAGTCAAAATGTGATATTTTTGGTATTTCATGAAGAGTATTCTGTTTTTTTAGACAACATATCAAGTGTTTCACTTTGCTGTTTTCCAGACATCATGAACCGAGGTGGAATCTGCGGCATTCCAACTGATGTTGTCTACGTGCTGGTTGCGGCTGTCAAGTTTCCAGACGCCGTGAAGGTACGTCTGCGGATGTTCTGTGATGTTGTTATGACCAttataataacagtaataacagAGCACCAGTACCAGTGGCCTGCGACACGTGCAGATCATACGACATCCTATACAGCAACTGAAACTTTTCGCCGAAAGAACCCAGACAAAGTCGCCATTTACCAATAGTATGTACCCAGGGTATTTACTACCCACTGCATCCTATTGTACAGTTTTCTTGTCTCCTTGTGTAGAGAGCCTACGATACGAAGAAGGACGCGGATGACCGGCCCATGTCCATGTGGATCTCTCGTGTGGAGCAGCTGGAAGAGGGCCGGGGCTTGTTTGGCGAGCTGGTGTGGGCCTTCATGAACGAGATCTGGCCCTCCACTGTCAGTCTCGTCATCCCCAAAGGTGGGCATGAGATCATTGTGGGCAATGGCGATTTACTGTTTGAGAGAAATGTTTTCGTCTATCAGACCAAGATACAGCCAATAACATGTGCTAGAATCTTTTATATAcactatatttatatacactatattttatatacactAACTATATACACATGTGTTACATTACACTATATATACATGTTAGCATCATATTCTCAAGTGAACATTGGTAAGAGATCGGTGCCTCGTCGTGCAGGTCAGTGGTTGGAGAACCTTGGTATCGGTTCTGCCAACAGCCTGGTCGGACGGCCGGACAGCATCGCCGTGCGCATGCCCGACAACTGCGTGACGTCATACCTGATAGACCAGACGGGGCCGGTGGCCACGACCTCCGCTAACCCCACCGGCGAGGCCGACACGACCCACCACCTGCAGGTGCTGGCCAAACTGGGATTGGAAAATGTAGGTGTTGGGTGAAGCTTGCTCCACAGACATATGTAGTGCTAATGATTGTGATCATTCCATCATTCTTTGATTTGTGtagatagaaataaaatgtttccgTTCTTCAGCAGGTGAATGGAATTTGCTAGAGCTTCGTTCGGAACCAGttgtctacatttatttttatcggGTTCTTTGTTCCTGTATTTCCTGATCATTATTCAATTTCCTATTTCAAATATTAAGGTTATGTTACATGACAAAAGACGGTTattgaaacttgtttttaaaccaaaaagaaaacaaagtttttaaagctgttttggAAACGCATTTTTCCTGTCCCACGAACTTGTGTTGACTAACTGTGTGATGTCGTCGTAGTTGTCTGAGTAGTCGTTAATGAACAGTTTGCACTTTCAGGATATGATAGTGATGAAGCAGTAGTTATGAGATGCTTCTgataaaatgtgaataaaattgAAGGCAAGCCTGTGCATTCGTTTCCCGTAGATACGATAATGTTATCTTCGTGGAGATCCACAGATTCGATTTGAATATGTAGGTGGACGGGATCCTGTGTGCCGGCCCATCTCCCGAGAACATGGCGTCCACTGTGGTGGACACTCGCCGCATGAGCCAGGGGCAACTCAGCTTCTTCCGTATCGGGGTGGTGCCCAGGGCGCGGGTGGAGGCGCTTTTTGAACAGGTCCGCACCAACTTCAACAACAACGGCCCCACCATCCCACCGTCCATCACCGCCAACACACCCAGCGGGGGACACGTCAACCCAGCTTTCGTCAACGACAACGGCGACAGCAACAGCGACAGCGGTGTCAGCGGCGGCAATGGGGCGGAGGACACCGGAAGTGACGGCAACGACTCCAACCCTGTGCACCTGCCAGACCCCGCAACCTCCCAGGTCCTGTTCGAACAGGGCCAGAGCGGGGGCCCGGACATGTACTCCCAGCATCCGCAGGGGCACGACAACCTCGTGTACGACACGTCAGCTGACGGCGAGACTTTCGGCAGCGACTTCTCCAGTCCCTTCAGCAGCGGCCGGGCCTCCCCGACAGGCTCCAACTCCGGTCGCCACTCCTCGTCTCCCTTCGCTGCAGGTCGGCAGTCGTCGCCGTCAATCGAGGAGCTGAACGAAGTCAGTTCTCCGTATGAGCCGATGGTGGTGCTGCCCTCTGGCGCCATGCAAGCCCAGTCGTCCCGGCAGCCGGGTGGCAGGGTGGCCAGTCCCCATCCACACTTTCGGGTCAACCCTCTGTTTAATGAAAGTCCTCAGATTTAGACTGACGGACAGAAGTTAAGGACTACATAGACAACCCTTTAAAAGTATCATTTAAAGGTACAAATTATTGTAACggatgttcttttattttgtctcagctgcacaaatattggcacaatacaaataataatattgtcacTACAGATATCGGCACATCCTTGCCACTTatcttttgtctttaatttttcgATCTTTCGCAAAGAGGTCATTTCTCATAGACTGTTAGCTTTAGTTCAGTCCGACTGGCATGAAACAATATCTTTGCATTTCGTCCTCAAAGCGGCATGAAGCTTAACGAGTGCTTAGAGTTGACCTCACACACGGCGTGACGTCACATACACGACGtgacctctcacacacacacagacgctgTACAGTTGCACCTGCTCCGGCGCTTGTTTGCACGGAGCCTGCACAGAGCATCACTGTGTCACCTGTCGGGGTGAAGATTATGATTTCTTTGGAATATTTTTCCTTTACGTATGATGTAAGCATAAGAAGAAAATCGTGAATGGGCCATAATCTGTGATTCAAATAGTTGTACATAACCTTGCATAACATTCGTGCTGCTATTATTATATATCTTTTTGAGCTTTTGGTGctttttaaactgttatttaCTGCTACTGGTTCTGAGAAGAGAGAGgaatacatatgtatataacgacagacagacagaaagagagacagacaggctGACAGAATGAACGCATAGTCCTGATTGCAGTTCGCTGTCAGTAATATTTctacatataaacattttatcttttcgcTACAGACTTTCTACTGAGATATTTCCTAATATTAGAGAGTCTGGAATGAACAGAAACGATTTTATTcaattttagaataaaatactaaaacgAGGTGATGTTTAATTTCAAGTGGTGTTTTTCGGCCTCGATTGCCATCTAGTAGCTCCAGATAAGTTTTGTCGGTTTCTTTTATTGTAGAAACTTTCCTTTTATTAACCATGGAAAGAACTAGACGGtcaaaatagtaaaaaatgttgaaagtaaaggcagttaaaataattaataaagagCAGGCGTGCAGCGTGTGACCATCACTAACTGTGAGACTTGCTGGAGCCAGAGTGGCTCATCATCTCCACATGTAAACACTGGATGTCAATGTGTACGTAAGTGTGTACTGTTCTGTACAGATAAGTGAGTGTGTAAAAGCCTTGCATCAAACTGTACAGAGGTATTTTGACGATTGGTGACTTTTAAAGTTAGTGTTCGTACAGgaagtaataaatatttgatttttatttactaatttgCAGAacttgtgtatatgtgtacatgtgattcttcgtctgtgtgtgtgtgtgtggccgaATGTACAGATACAAGAGCTCCCGGGAAAtacgtgtatgtttgtgtgtacagtgtactcAGCAGGACTGAGCATGATGACTTGCAGATGTAAGATAATGGAAAAGAACGTGCACACGAGCgctaacacactcacacacacacacaatatctcTCACATACCCACAAAGACACAatatcacgcacacacacaaagacacaatatatatatatcacacacacaaaatatctctctctctcacacacacacacacacacacacacacgaatatgAATGGgacaaatctttttatttcacataaataatctaagaaaagtaattttatcgTAATAAACCAAACACAGTGAGCACATCTGTCAGTCCGGTAGGACAGCACGCTGCCATGTGTAGAGCTGCTAGAGATGACGAGCATGGCTCTGTCCACAAAGGACGACttgtggtggtggctgtgaTGGTGCCGATGAGCAAGACAACCAAAGACGAGATGTACATTAGACTACATCCCTCAACACTGATGTCTCGGTATTTTAAACTGCACCACACACCTGGCGAATACACCTGACACTCAGACTCTGGGTCATGGAGGTCATACAGACTGAACTGCCAGGTGGTCTTCGTTGTTTTCAAATGCCACGATTGTCATCAGATTGGGATCCACTGCTCACTAGCCAATCACCAACCAGCTACACAACCTTCTTCACTTGTCTGCTTGCTTTCCATCTGTGTGCCGGATTCaacacacacccgcacacacgtacgcaaacacacacacacgcacgcacatatgcacgcactcaaacacacgcatacacgcacgcacgcaaacacaagCAGATAAGTGTGAGTGGAAGACTGC
Coding sequences within:
- the LOC112573853 gene encoding uncharacterized protein LOC112573853, with product MAPLVRQSSATLACVYSNFILLVILCVFNFTILANNLPVNTGYGIALILFSTIAAIMGVTAQDPEETLLRSFLLCISVLWTAVGTYHVVEGFSPTGTTDAQALWAGYGAFLLIFTFFVFGSLHHRSKFTAVLSLGYFLACIFEICSLWRPLRTSVGAYYLLMAALALYCVVSILLRKFRYGEPSSTSAATVHNRAVSRDYLPLGHAANTIAFAIYAGHVTGVYPSAAQGFMWILTAGCYQLLAAVVSVRRSDPYNGFYFFLHSMFWIANGYNLCIEYVTGVPVPPLIAVTVIFFITFFMVAVASLFSEIYQFLQNLALCVLVVAVEVDGSRGAFLGAMGWILFVLSLYGLAAHVSRAKHSSFKLPLGVRCIDGPRFRKFVERSCKCCLSCFYGKLGDATRSSRTRTLFSEDFILGYSKYLDLDVVGFASNAIVVLAIMWTPQGLWVIPWAVVFGGLAQFIVGSVSFSRGLTFESCSFITFGALWCIWGPYRGLGALAQDNGPDVVVGLVAFLCVAVLLLVLSLTISKMWTVVIFMFIMILIGFLLFALGLQAAFVYEIVIGIVFVLVCLYCFVSTSLKAVIGRDVLPFGTPLLQVSFLHSQGSRALWADARRATGVKTIADIMNRGGICGIPTDVVYVLVAAVKFPDAVKRAYDTKKDADDRPMSMWISRVEQLEEGRGLFGELVWAFMNEIWPSTVSLVIPKGQWLENLGIGSANSLVGRPDSIAVRMPDNCVTSYLIDQTGPVATTSANPTGEADTTHHLQVLAKLGLENVDGILCAGPSPENMASTVVDTRRMSQGQLSFFRIGVVPRARVEALFEQVRTNFNNNGPTIPPSITANTPSGGHVNPAFVNDNGDSNSDSGVSGGNGAEDTGSDGNDSNPVHLPDPATSQVLFEQGQSGGPDMYSQHPQGHDNLVYDTSADGETFGSDFSSPFSSGRASPTGSNSGRHSSSPFAAGRQSSPSIEELNEVSSPYEPMVVLPSGAMQAQSSRQPGGRVASPHPHFRVNPLFNESPQI